The Cucumis melo cultivar AY chromosome 6, USDA_Cmelo_AY_1.0, whole genome shotgun sequence genome includes a region encoding these proteins:
- the LOC103503230 gene encoding basic blue protein-like, translating to MGEGRGSAMVCVVMVCVLLMLQYSQMAHAAVYTVGGAQGWTFNVASWPKGKRFRAGDTLVFNYSPSAHNVVGVNRLGYSRCTTPRGSKVFQTGKDQIKLVKGQNFFICSLPGHCQGGMKIAVNAI from the exons ATGGGTGAGGGAAGAGGCAGTGCAATGGTGTGTGTTGTGATGGTTTGTGTGTTGTTGATGCTTCAATACTCTCAGATGGCTCATGCTGCAGTTTATACTGTTGGAGGTGCTCAAGGCTGGACCTTTAATGTTGCCTCTTGGCCTAAGGGGAAGCGTTTTCGCGCCGGCGATACACTCG TATTCAACTACAGCCCATCAGCACACAATGTGGTGGGTGTGAACAGATTGGGTTACAGTAGGTGCACCACTCCAAGAGGTTCCAAAGTTTTTCAAACAGGAAAAGATCAAATCAAGCTTGTGAAGGGACAAAATTTCTTCATTTGCAGTCTCCCTGGCCATTGTCAAGGTGGAATGAAGATTGCCGTTAAtgcaatttaa